From a single Poecilia reticulata strain Guanapo linkage group LG2, Guppy_female_1.0+MT, whole genome shotgun sequence genomic region:
- the aamp gene encoding angio-associated migratory cell protein, translated as MDNTEENAIELHGDEEIIEVIDLNDTEPGPDDLADDLGDVDFEDPGNPEDDNEGWETEDEMEAEAEQDDSELTFSKHTGSVFCVSLDPATNCLAVTGGEDDKAYVWRVSDGEVVMECSGHKDSVTCAMFSHDSSLVASGDMSGLIKVWKVETKEEIWSFEVGDLEWLEWHPCAPVLLAGTNDGNVWMWKIPAGDCKTFESPACQATSGKVLPDGKRAVVGYEDGTVRVWDLKQGNAIHVIKGQDGHQGALTCLACNKDGSLMLTGSVDGCAKLVNTATGKVVGVFSVEGGEGKGSKDEKESNSVESVGFCNILPLIAVAYLDGTLAIYDLSTQVLRHRCQHEAGIVHLQWEESSSVVSTCSLDGALRLWDGRSGNMLSEYRGHTAEILDFTVNGEASLAVTASGDNQAKVFCLQRPDR; from the exons ATGGACAACACAGAGGAGAATGCCATAGAGCTCCATGGAGATGAGGAAATAATTGAAGTAATCGATCTCAACGACACAGAGCCTGGGCCAG ATGATTTGGCTGACGACTTGGGAGACGTTGACTTTGAGGATCCTGGAAACCCGGAGGACGATAATGAAGGCTGGGAGACGGAGGATGAGATGGAAGCAGAGGCGGAGCAAGATGACAGCGAGCTCACCTTCTCCAAGCACACAG GCTCTGTGTTCTGTGTGAGTTTGGATCCAGCCACAAACTGCCTAGCCGTGACGGGTGGAGAGGATGATAAGGCTTACGTCTGGAGAGTGAGCGACGGAGAGGTCGTGATGGAGTGCTCAG GACACAAAGACTCGGTGACGTGTGCCATGTTCAGCCATGACTCGTCTCTGGTGGCTTCGGGGGATATGAGCGGTCTAATCAAAGTCTGGaaagtggaaacaaaagagGAGATCTGGTCATTTGAAGTCGGAGATCTGGAG TGGTTGGAGTGGCATCCCTGCGCTCCCGTGCTGCTGGCGGGGACAAACGATGGCAACGTGTGGATGTGGAAGATCCCTGCAGGAGACTGTAAAACCTTCGAGAGTCCTGCGTGTCAGGCAACCAGTGGCAAAGTCCTCCCTGATG GTAAACGAGCCGTGGTGGGTTATGAGGATGGAACCGTAAGGGTGTGGGACCTAAAGCAAGGAAATGCCATTCATGTCATTAAAG GTCAAGACGGACACCAGGGGGCGCTAACCTGCCTTGCTTGCAACAAGGATGGCTCTCTCATGCTGACGGGTTCAGTGGACGGCTGTGCCAAGCTTGTCAACACCGCCACAGGCAAG GTAGTTGGAGTGTTCTCTGTGGAGGGAGGTGAGGGAAAAGGGTCGAAAGACGAGAAAGAGTCCAACTCCGTGGAGTCTGTGGGATTCTGCAATAT CCTACCTCTCATAGCTGTGGCGTACCTGGACGGGACTCTGGCCATTTATGACCTTTCTACACAGGTGCTGAGGCACAGATGCCAGCATGAG GCAGGGATCGTTCACCTGCAGTGGGAGGAGTCTTCGTCTGTGGTGTCCACCTGCAGTTTGGACGGAGCGCTGCGTTTGTGGGACGGACGTTCTGGCAACATGTTGTCCGAGTACCGCGGACACACCGCAGAGATCCTCGACTTCACCGTCAACGG GGAAGCGTCTCTTGCTGTAACGGCCTCAGGAGACAACCAGGCCAAAGTGTTCTGCCTCCAAAGACCCGAtcgataa